A single region of the Streptomyces caelestis genome encodes:
- a CDS encoding cupin domain-containing protein, whose protein sequence is MTSLPDFPGAVGLSQLEVYPWPTADHEHGGSPHMHLVCAECYVVVSGRGRLETLNYKGLTTTELHAGDVVWFTPGTIHRAINDEDLRVIVVMQNSGLPEAGDAVMTFPPGYLSPETYPDAASLLDTDGNPSHERAQARRDLAVAGFTELKRQWMRGNRSAYEDFCAAAVRIVQPRLEAWQKTVSDGALAAAHTALRQIDALRQCRFDHLFSAEISRIARPSPQTLGMCGFLRAYDPARRAGSSTGPKSGLFAADVDERVRPGADLPGSS, encoded by the coding sequence GTGACTTCACTCCCCGACTTCCCCGGAGCCGTGGGGCTCAGCCAGCTCGAGGTGTACCCCTGGCCCACGGCGGACCACGAGCACGGCGGCTCGCCCCACATGCACCTCGTCTGCGCGGAGTGCTACGTCGTCGTCAGTGGCCGCGGCCGACTGGAGACCCTCAATTACAAGGGGCTCACGACGACCGAGCTGCACGCCGGAGACGTCGTCTGGTTCACCCCCGGCACGATCCACCGAGCCATCAACGACGAGGACCTGCGCGTGATCGTCGTCATGCAGAACAGCGGCCTGCCCGAGGCGGGCGACGCGGTCATGACGTTCCCGCCCGGGTACCTGTCCCCCGAGACCTACCCGGACGCGGCCTCACTCCTCGACACCGACGGCAACCCCAGCCACGAGCGCGCTCAGGCTCGCAGGGATCTGGCCGTCGCAGGCTTCACCGAACTGAAGCGGCAGTGGATGCGAGGAAACCGCTCGGCGTACGAGGACTTCTGCGCGGCAGCGGTACGCATCGTCCAGCCCCGTCTGGAGGCCTGGCAGAAGACGGTCAGCGACGGTGCGCTGGCCGCCGCGCACACTGCACTGCGGCAGATCGACGCACTGCGGCAGTGCCGCTTCGACCACTTGTTCAGCGCGGAGATCTCGCGTATCGCACGCCCTTCCCCGCAGACGCTGGGCATGTGCGGTTTCCTGCGCGCCTACGACCCGGCCCGCCGGGCCGGCTCATCGACCGGGCCGAAGTCAGGCCTGTTCGCGGCCGACGTCGATGAACGTGTCCGACCGGGTGCTGATCTGCCCGGGTCGAGCTGA